The following coding sequences lie in one Ictalurus furcatus strain D&B chromosome 7, Billie_1.0, whole genome shotgun sequence genomic window:
- the LOC128609970 gene encoding solute carrier family 2, facilitated glucose transporter member 4, whose protein sequence is MPPGFQQLGGERITGTLALSVFTAVLGSLQFGYNIGVINAPQKIIENEYNSTWVHRYSNPIPESTLTSLWSLSVAIFSIGGMLSSFCMGIISEWLGRRKAMLISNLLAFIGGGLMALSKLCSSFEMMILGRFTIGAYCGLASGLVPMYVGEIAPTSLRGALGTLHQLAIVSGILIAQILGLETLLGNEELWPVLLGITVIPTVLQMALLPFCPESPRFLYIIRCQEHHAKSGLRRLTGRLEVSDALAEMKEEKRRMDMERKVSIAELFRSKLYRQPIIISILLQLSQQLSGINAIFYYSTSIFQKAGVESPVYATIGAGVVNCAFTVVSLFLVERMGRRTLHMLGLAGMCVCAIIMTIALSLLESVPWMSYISMLSIFGFVAFFEVGPGPIPWFFVAELFSQGPRPAAMAVAGCSNWTANFIIGMGFQYLANLCGPYVFLIFAALLLFFLLFTFFRVPETRGKTFDQISAAFSRHPESMLDVALNMELVKPSTELDYLGADSLEQ, encoded by the exons ATGCCGCCTGGATTTCAGCAGCTTGGAGGagag AGAATAACTGGAACTCTTGCACTGTCAGTGTTCACAGCAGTTTTGGGCTCTCTTCAATTTGGATACAATATCGGAGTCATCAATGCTCCTCAGAAG ATTATTGAGAACGAGTATAATTCAACATGGGTACACCGTTACTCAAATCCCATTCCTGAGTCTACACTGACTTCTCTCTGGTCTCTCTCAGTGGCCATCTTCTCTATCGGAGGCATGCTCTCTTCTTTCTGCATGGGGATCATCTCAGAGTGGCTTGGCAG GAGGAAAGCCATGCTCATCAGTAATCTCCTGGCCTTCATTGGTGGAGGCTTGATGGCACTGTCTAAACTCTGCAGTTCATTTGAAATGATGATTTTAGGACGCTTTACGATTGGAGCTTACTGTG GGCTGGCATCAGGTCTGGTGCCCATGTATGTGGGTGAAATAGCACCCACCAGTCTGAGAGGAGCTCTGGGCACACTACACCAGTTAGCCATAGTCAGTGGTATTCTCATTGCTCAG attttaggtctggagacattgCTGGGCAATGAGGAGTTATGGCCTGTGTTGTTGGGCATTACAGTGATTCCTACAGTCCTACAGATGGCATTGTTGCCGTTCTGTCCAGAAAGTCCTCGCTTCCTTTACATTATCCGCTGCCAGGAGCACCATGCCAAGAGCG GCCTGAGGCGTCTGACTGGACGGCTGGAGGTGAGTGATGCCCTGGCAGAGatgaaggaggagaagaggagaatgGACATGGAGAGGAAGGTGTCCATTGCTGAGCTTTTCCGCTCTAAACTCTACAGACAGCCCATTATCATATCCATCCTGCTGCAGCTCTCCCAACAGCTGTCAGGAATCAATGCT ATTTTCTACTATTCAACCAGCATATTCCAGAAGGCTGGAGTGGAGAGTCCAGTCTATGCTACCATCGGTGCTGGAGTTGTGAACTGTGCCTTCACTGTGGTCTCG CTTTTCTTGGTGGAGAGGATGGGCCGACGGACGCTGCACATGCTAGGACTggctggaatgtgtgtgtgcgcaataATCATGACAATTGCCCTCAGCTTATTG GAAAGTGTGCCGTGGATGAGCTACATCAGCATGCTATCCATCTTCGGCTTTGTGGCCTTCTTTGAGGTGGGACCAGGACCCATTCCCTGGTTCTTTGTGGCTGAGCTGTTTTCTCAGGGGCCCAGACCTGCAGCCATGGCCGTGGCTGGATGTTCTAACTGGACAGCGAACTTCATAATTGGCATGGGATTCCAGTATCTTGCT AACCTCTGTGGTCCATATGTCTTCCTCATCTTTGCAGCACTCCTCCTGTTTTTCTTGCTGTTCACCTTCTTTCGGGTTCCTGAAACTCGAGGAAAGACCTTCGACCAGATTTCTGCAGCTTTCAGCCGCCATCCTGAAAGCATGCTGGACGTGGCACTGAACATGGAGCTAGTAAAGCCCAGTACAGAGTTGGACTATCTAGGGGCAGACAGTTTAGAGCAGTGA
- the tp53 gene encoding cellular tumor antigen p53, with translation MSELEMTLPLSQDNFEQLWSDVGSNMGLNHLLAELPRADSDAWLTAALPDGTFNENFDDLELSEAPESTDIAAVMSPALDSLPPPAAVVPSTSDYPGEYGFQLHFNQSSTTKSVTSTYSKTLNKLYCQLAKTCPVDVLLTKVPPQGAVLRATPIYKKPEHVSEVVVRCPHHQNIAENNEGVAHRSHLIRVEGSQRAQYLEDPNTKRQSVTIPYEAPQLGSEGTTVLLNFMCNSSCMGGMNRRPILTIMTLETHDGQVLGRRCFEARVCACPGRDRKTEEENPNKKSLKTATRIKRKSPGMESQVTPNAESSKKIKIDSSSEEEIYILQIRGRDRFNMLKTINDSLELMDIMPAADKDKYRQKCTFKNLKKCGKGPQQLSHGKRLLQKDEKTDTD, from the exons ATGAGTGAGCTGGAGATGACCCTCCCCTTGAGCCAGGACAACTTCGAGCAGCTCTGGAGTGATGTGGGCTCTAACAT GGGTTTGAATCACCTGCTTGCAGAGCTGCCAAGAGCAGACAGTGATGCCTGGCTCACTGCt GCCTTGCCCGATGGCACCTTCAATGAGAACTTTGATGACCTTGAACTCTCTGAGGCCCCTGAGAGCACTGacatagctgctgtaatgtctCCGGCCCTGGACAGCCTGCCCCCTCCAGCTGCAGTGGTACCTTCCACTAGTGACTATCCTGGAGAATATGGCTTCCAGCTCCACTTCAACCAGTCCAGCACAACCAAGTCTGTTACCTCTACG TATTCcaaaactctgaataaactgtATTGCCAGCTGGCCAAGACGTGCCCGGTTGATGTCTTGCTGACAAAAGTTCCTCCTCAGGGAGCAGTGCTCAGGGCCACCCCCATTTATAAGAAACCTGAGCATGTGTCGGAGGTGGTGGTGCGCTGCCCTCATCACCAAAATATCGCTGAGAATAATGAAg GCGTGGCTCATCGCAGCCATCTTATCCGTGTAGAGGGGAGTCAGAGGGCTCAGTATCTAGAGGACCCCAATACGAAGAGGCAGAGTGTTACCATTCCCTATGAGGCTCCTCAG CTGGGGTCAGAGGGCACCACCGTTTTGCTGAATTTTATGTGCAACAGCAGCTGTATGGGAGGCATGAACCGCAGGCCCATTCTTACCATAATGACTCTTGAAACACATGA TGGGCAGGTTTTAGGTCGACGTTGTTTCGAGGCCCGTGTGTGCGCCTGCCCTGGCCGTGACCGCAAGACCGAAGAGGAAAATCCAAACAAAAAATCTTTGAAGACCGCCACAAGAATTAAGAGAA AGTCTCCAGGCATGGAATCTCAGGTCACTCCTAATGCTGAATCAAGTAAAAAGATCAAGATTGACTCCAGTTCTGAGGAGGAAATCTATATTTTGCAA ATTCGTGGGAGAGACCGATTCAATATGCTAAAAACAATTAATGACAGTTTGGAATTAATGGACATAATGCCTGCTGCAGATAAAGAcaaatacagacagaaatg TACCTTCAAGAACTTGAAAAAGTGTGGAAAGGGCCCTCAACAGCTAAGCCATGGGAAAAGGCTCCTTCAGAAAGATGAGAAGACCGACACTGACTAA